The Nostoc sp. 'Lobaria pulmonaria (5183) cyanobiont' DNA window CATCAGTCTGCCACCACTGTGCAGGATCGACAAATGAAGAAGCGATAATTGTCGCTTTCCCTTCTGGTGCGCGGCCATCTCCAGGATGACTGACGGAAACAAATAGGGAATTATTCTCGCCAATGGGCCCATTCACATCATACAAAAATTGCAGGTGGGGAGGGCATCCAGGCGGAATCGCGCTGGCATCTACACCCAAATAAATCACAAACGCACTCGATGCTTGGGGTAGTTTTTCCACGCGGTTTTTATATGCAGATGGCGCTTGTTCTCCCAATAACTGCACCAAGTTTTGCACGGTGACATTAGTAACTATATGGTCGGCTGCTTCTGTCCAGACTTCGCCAGTTTTCTGATTTCTAATGACTACAGCACTGGCTTTACCGTTTTCTACTTTGATTTGTTCTACAGTGTGGCGCATCAACAATTTGCCGCCATCTCTTTCTAAAGATTGTACCAGGCGATCGCTTAGTACTTGCATACTTCCCTGGAGGTGAAACAATCCTTGGGGCAGTTGGGATACACTCAACGCTGTTGCGGCATAAAGTAATGCTGTCTTCTCTGCATCCACCTGGGAATACAACTTCAGTTGCAAATCTAAAAAAGTCCTCAGTCGTTGGTTATTTCCCAGTCCACATAACCGTAAAGCATCTCCTACCGTAAACAAAGTGAAGGGTACAGTAATTAATGTACTGGGACGCACTGCTTGCGCTAGCTGCCACAAATCCCATAAATTACGTGGTGGTAGCACCGGATCGCGTCCTTGAAATTCCCAACTGGCATTAAATAAAGTTGCCATCAACTGCCAAAACGGTTCGCTACCAGGAAACTGTTTTTGTCGTTCCTCTTGCCATTTCTCTTGGTCGCGCCAGACATTAATTGGTGTGCTTTCCCCAGGTAAATAGACTGCACAAGCAGGATCACAAGGCGTTGCTGGCGGTAAATCTATTGACAATTCTGAGAAAATGCGGTGGTGAATTCCCCCTGGTTCCAACCCCGCCACCTGAGTTGCTCCCACATCAAAGGTAAATCCCTGCCGTTTAAACGTCGAAGCACAGCCTCCGGGTACGAGGGCCTGATCCAAAATTAAGACGCTGTAACCTCTATGAGCTAATAATGCTCCAGCAGTCAGTCCACCTATTCCGGCACCGATAACGGCGACATGAGAGTTACTTTTGTCAAGAGAAATGCTGGACATTGATTAGTTTATTTAAAATTCTTAATACTTTTACTTATAATTTTACCTTCTCTGCGCCATCTGTGCCCAGCGTACTGCAAAGAAACCTAACCCCCAACCCCTTCCCTATAAGGGAAGGGGAGTAAGATTCAAAGCCTCTCTCCTCTTAGGAGAGAGGTTTGGAGAGAGGTAAAAGTGAATCACCAACTGATCACCCTAAACCCAAAAAATTTGAAATCAACGGCAATAGATTGCTGCACTGTTCAACCAACTTTGTGGCACTGGGTAAACTAGAAATTGTCCCTTTTAAAATCTTTATAGCCGTTTTCGCCGCCTTTTGCATCGCCCCCTCTTGAGGACTTTTCCCCGCTTCTGCTAAGGCTTTCACTTGTTCTAATGCCTCAGCTTTATCTTCTTGAGGTAAGTTTGTATCAGCCTCAATCGCTGCTTGCAATTGCGTCAACAATTCCTTAATTCCCGGTTTCTCTGGTTCGGGAGACGCTGGTAACTGGTTGATAGTATTTGTTACCGTACCGCTAATATCACCCAAATTTAAAGCTTGTCCACTGGCATTAAAATCTCTGCCAACGCTGCCAATTTCAATTTTGCGGCTGGCATCATTACTGTTAGTCATATTTTTATTCTCAACTTTATTGTCAACTTGAACATTAATCGGTTTATTAGCTAATAATTTTACAATCTCTGCCATCTCTCCACTTTGTTGGCGATAAACGACTATTTGCTCATCTTTAGCTTGTAATTGTGCTTTATATTTTTCTTCTACAGCTTGCAATGTCAGCTGATAACTTTGTGCAAAATCACTATGAATCTTTTCTTTATCAGCACCATCAGGTACACCAACCTTAACGACTACTACACCATCACCTTTATTTTCAATACTCTGTAGGGCTAATTCTGTGTCTTCATTTTGATTTTGTACTGTTTGGAAGGCGTTAACAAAAGCTTTCCAGTTGATACCATCGCGGAAAATTAAATCAACAGTATTTAAAACTTCTTCAAATAGCTTGGTAAATTCTCCTGGTTGAAATTCGCCACTACTAGGACGGCGTTCGCGGTCTTCTGTTTCAGGCTTGGGATGTTCGAGAAGATAAATAAAGCGACAATCTATATTATCTAATTTGCTTGTACTTTCAATATTCCACGCTTCTACACAAGCACCTGTCATTTGGGCGCTGGTGAAGTTAGTACCTACAGCTTGAGCTAAAGTTAGGTTTGCCCGCTCTAAACAAGCGCCTTGGAAGGTGGCTTCTGTAATATCAACATCTTTTAAATTCGCTTCTTTTAAATCTGCACCTATCAGGTTAGCGCCTTTCAGGTTTGCACGAGCATAAGATTTTCCTCGACCATTACCAGTGACGAGTAATTTTATAACAGCTAATTTAGTTAATATGGTGTCGTCAACTCTGGCAAAGTCAAGTTTTTTTGCTTCATAAAAACGGGTGCGTGTTAGGTTTGCTTTTCTAAAATCTGTGTTTTTCAGGGTTGCACCAGTAAAATCAGCATCGGTTAAATTGGCATTGTGGAAGCTGGTTCCACCTGTCGCAGCAAAGGCGAGAGCAAATGAGCGAATCCAAGCATCTTTTTCATCTCCCATTAAACTACGCCAGCCAATGTAAGCGCTAAATAATGTAAAGGCTCCGGCGAAGGCTCCGGCAAAGGCTCCGGCGAAGGCTCCGGCAAAGGCTCCGGCGAAGGCTCCGGCGACGGCGACGGCTACGGCTGCGGCTCCGGCTACGGCTGCGGCGACGGCTACGGCTGCGGCTGCGGCGACGGCTCCGACTCCGGCTGCGGCTCCGGCTACGGCTGCGGCTGCGGCTCCGGCGAAGGCTCCGGCTGCGGCTGCGGCTCCGGCTGCGACTCCGGCGACGGCTTCGGCGAAGCCTCCGGCGAAGGCTCCGGCGAAGCCTCCGGCGAAGGCGAAGGCGAAGGCTCCGGCGAAGGCTCCTAAACCTGCTGTTAAACCCTTACGAATAGTAATAATACAAAAAACCAGTATCCAAATTAGGGAAACTATCCCGATGATGACGTTTTGAGTGCTTTTGATATCTAAAATATATGCGACCAATACACCAACTAAGATTGAGAAAAACCCTGATATTCCCGATAGCAGCCACGAGGCTATAAGCAACCCAATAGTCCAACGTCGCTGTAGTCCAGCCTTACCACCTGTGAAGTCAGCATCTTTAAGAATCGCCTTGGTAAAGTTTGCCCCTCTAATATCTGCCTTGCTAAAGTTGGCTCCAGTCAAGTTTTGACCTTTAAAAGAGCGACCTCGGAGATTTTGACCGGAGTAGTCTGGCGGCATAATGGCGTACTAATTTGTAATTCGTAATTAAGAAAGTCAGATTAAATCTGGGTTTGGGGGTTTGAATTTGGTGACGGATTTTAGAGAATTGGTATCACTGAGATTTTATACAAGTTTGCTATGCAATATTTCGGATTTTGGCAAAATAAGGAAAATACAAAAATTTTGGATGCAACACGCGGTATAGGCGCATGACTGCGTACCCTTACCTTTGAATGCTTAAGGTATCATCAGCAATATTGAAGTTGGTGTCACCATACTTAGCCTGTAGTTATCAATATTGCAACTGTAGCAGTCTCACAACTTACGGGAGCGGCTCCCGAACTTATGGGAGCAGTTCCCGAACTTATGGGAGCGGTTCCTGAACTTATGGGAGTGGCTCTTGAACTTATGGAAGCAGCTCCCGAACTTATGGAAGCAGCTCCCGAACTTATGGAAGCAGCTCCCGAACTTATGGGAGTAGCTCCCGAACTTATGGGAGTAGCTCCCGAACTTATGGGAGCGGTCTACTTTGCAACATTACTCACTAATTGCGGTGTTTCAAGTTCTGCTAATTATTCGGTCATAATACAGGAGCGTAGGCGCAGCCCGTCGTAAACATCCCTTTACCAATACCTTTGAGAAATTGTTGAACGAACTTTCGCTTAGTAGAATCAATATCGTTGCTTAAGAGGATGTTTGAAAAGTCGTATTGTCGGTATAAAAAGTTCTAGATCCCCCTAAATCCCCCTTAGAAAGGGGGACTTTGATTCCGGTTCCCACCTTTTTAAGGGGGGTTAGGGGGGATCTAAAAGTGCCTAAAATCACAGTGAAATACTTTTCAAACAACCTCTAAGTAAGGATGATGAGCTTTTACCAGAATTGCCAGAAAACACCCTAAATACAAAAAAAACCCGCCGTAGCGGGTTGCACAACAAAACTATGAACAATGAAAACTTGATTTAGCTGGAATACCTCATTTCAGCTTCCAGTTGACGAATTAGCTGTTCGTCGCCTTTTGCTCTGGCTATTTCCAAGCGATGCTCTAGGCTTCTTTGAATATTGGCTCTGTGAGCTTCTCGTGATTTGCTTATGCTTTGTAGTCTATTTTGATTCATAATGATTACCTGGTTTAATTTTTCAATTTATGTCTTGTATTCTTAACATAGCACATATTTTGTAGCTGTTGCTACAGAAAATATATTTTTTATATAATTTTACCAAAATATGTCTAATAACCAGATAGATCAACAACCACTCGTGACTTTACTGAGCGATTTCGGCGATCGCGATGTTTATGTAGGCATAATCAAGGGAGTCATAGCCCAAATCAACCCCAGATTGACGTTGGTAGACTTAACGCACCAAATTCCGCCGCAAGACATCGCCGCAGCCAGGTTTAGCCTGATGAATGCTTATGCTCATTTCCCAATGGGGACAGTACATCTGGCAGTAGTAGATCCAGGTGTGGGAAGCAAGCGACGAGCGATCGCAGTAGAATTTACTCAAGGGTTTTTGGTCGGGCCAGATAATGGTATATTCAGCGGCGTACTTAGTCAAAGTCTGGCGATCGCAGCCGTCGAACTTACAAATCTTAATTATTGGCGAACTTCTCAACCAAGCAAGACTTTTCACGGTAGGGATATCTTTGCACCAGTGGCGGCTAATCTTGCTAGTGGTGTGCCCCTTAAACAGCTAGGACAAGAAATTGATCCAGTAAGTTTGGTAAACCTGGATATAGGCAACTGCAAGCAGACAACAACTGGTGTAGTGGGTTGCATTCAATATATTGACCACTTTGGCAACCTAGTGAGTAACATTCCAGCGAGTTACGTGCAAGGCAAAAATTGGTATGTGCAAGTTGCTGGATTGAGTGTACCAGGCTGTGAAACTTACAGTGACGTCAAAGTGGGAGAGATAATAGCTTTAGTTGGCAGTCACGGCTGGGTAGAAATTGCTATTAATTGCGGAAATGCTCACTCACAATTACAGATTAATTTACAAGATGCACTAGAAGTCTTGTTTTTTTAAGAAAATCAGACAAGTGAATATTGCTAAAGTTAAGACAGTGAAAAAATACCAGGCTGCAAAGTGCCTGTTACTGATGTGTGGCAAAGGCAAACAAAGGGGAAAATTCTAGATATAAAACGGAGGTTGGGCAACTGCACACCACTTAAAAAGAAGCATTTTCATTCATCGTAGGCAGTGCGAATCTGACAAAAATTTCCAGAAAGCAACTGCTGAAAGACGTAAGTTTAGGAATGGTGACATGAAGTTCACCTTATTGCTCATAATAATAAAAGTAACCCTTGAGCAATTTCCTGTTGTACTCTACTAGAGACTCATAATTATATTCTTAACTATGACTACACAAACACTCTCTGCACCAGAAGTTTATCAAGGTCAGTTTGGGGAATTTACAATTACTCAGAGCGATCGCACTGGTGTAATTATCTATCGCGCTGGCTTAATGGTAGCAGCACTAAGCTTTGCGATCGGCAGCGCCTTGATTTTACTCAACAATAACCCAACTGTTGTAACTGCACTTACACCTCTATATGCTTGTTTCAGTCTCGCTCTTGGTGTAAGTTTATTTACCATCCATATCTACATGGCATCACTGCACCGAGCATTGCAAGTTTTTTGGGCGATTGGTAGTATCACATCAGTGATTCTGGCAATCACTAGTAGTGAACCTTTAGCTCTTGCTGTTTACAATCAGCCAATTACCTTATTTGGGGTTGGTTTTATTTTCGTAGCTTTGACAGGTATTTATTTTAAAGAGGCTTTTTGCTTCAATCGGCTGGAAACCAAAGTATTAACCCCAATTGTACCGCTACTGTTGTTAGGACATTTGGTGGGAATTTTACCAACTCAGGGAGAAGGCATTTTATTAGGAACTTGGGCAATATTATTTTTAGTATTTGCCCTCCGAAAGACAGTACAAGCAATTCCTGCTGATATTGGAGATAAGTCTGTGTTTAACTACTTGAAAGAACAACGTTTAGCTAAGGTTTAATGCGGAGAAAAAATCGTCGGTGTCAAAAATTTCCCAAAATCAAACTAACCAAACGCCAAGAAATGTGGACACTTACGGCTCAAGGGTGGGCGATTGCGATCGCTTTGATTGTTTACTTAATATTTTTCACTATTACTCATGTACACTCATTTCTCGCCGTAACTTCCCCGATACAATCAGCAGAAGTATTAGTTGTTGAAGGATGGCTACCAGATTACGCTATAGAAAAAGCTTTGACTGAATTTAAAAACGGTTCTTATCATCAAATAATTACTACTGGAGGTACATTAGGAAGAGGAAGTTATCTTACCGGATACAAGAACTTTGCAGACGTGTCGGCTGACACTTTCATAAAACTCGGTTTAGAAGCAGAAAAAGTAGTAGCTGTTCCGACACCTTTTGTGGTTAAGGATCGTAGTTATGCATCTGCTGCTGAATTTGAGCGTTGGCTATCCAATTCAAATTTAAAGATAGAATCGATTAATCTTTTTTCCTTGGACGTTCATGCCCGTAGGAGTTGGTTTCTTTTTAAAAAAATACTTACCCCTCAAATTAATGTTGGTGTGATTGCTGCCACAACGCAAGATTATAATCCAAACAAATGGTGGGGTTCTAGCGAAGGTGTGCGGACAGTTCTTGATGAAGGTATAGCTTATCTTTATGCACGGTTTTTGAATTGGAAAGCCTAACAGTGATACAGCATAAATATCGGTTTCGGCAGCCATTTAATTTTGAATTTTAGATTTTAGATTTTTCAGTCAATCCAAAATCCAAAATTCAAAATAATATTACTTACCGAGGATTTGTAATAATGCTTGCCGATAAATTTTCAGACCCTCTGCATTCAGATGGTCGCCATCACTGGTCAAATTTTCTTTAAGAACATTATTTTCATATAATGGTGCTAGTCCGGCTGCGGCAACTGGTACTTTTTCTGTTTCAGCAACTTGATTAATCAAAACATTAATTTGTTCAACTCTAGCAAGTGGGGCTGCTACAGTTGGATCTGAGCTTGCTGCAACTGTCGAATAAAAAGCCGGAATCAGAAAAATCTCTTTAGTTCCCATTGTGCGAAGAAGTGCGATCGCCTCTTGGAGATTTTTGCTAAATAACTCATCACTAATTTTATACAAAGCATCATTTCCACCTATGGCAATAATGGCTTTTTCGCATTTAACCTTGGTAGGAATTAAACTTTTGAGTTGTTCTAGTAACGAGATTGTACTCAGACCATTTAATCCAAAATTAAAAGTACCACTCCCAAGGGTATTGCCAAGTCCAGCCGAAATAGAATCGCCAAATAAGCAACCTGAGAACTGTTTATCCTGGGCGGCGAGTGTCTGATATTGCAGTGCAATTTTCCCTAAAGGTGAAGAACTTACGTCATCTTTCGGCGGCGCATCAGCAGAACTAGAAGAGAAATTTGCCATACCCGCTAGCTTCTGAATTTTTGACACATCAACAACTAATTGATTACTGGGATAGGCTTGTAGAAAGCTGGTTATTCCTAGACCTTCTGGCGATCTTGCTCCGATGATAATGGCCGATCGTAGTGCTTGTATACTAGCTCGATCGCGACGAGCGATCGCACCAGAAGCAAAAGATAAAATTTGCTTGCCCATTCCTGTATTTATCAGCTTATCTAAAGCCACAATATCAAGCGACATTTTCACCTGAAGGGCTTCTTGGAACTTCTGTTTGTCCTTAGGGCTGAGGTAATGTAGAAAAGATTGCAGATCGGCAGAAACCTTTTGTGTCTCGCCATAGTTGCGTATATCTGCCACCGGGATCGATTGCTCAAACAATCCGTACCTGACAGTAACTTTTTCAGCGGCCAAACTAGGTAACAAACCAAGTCCACTATGCACCAGTAAAAATATTAAGCACCCAGATAGGCTTATTAGAAGACGATAGAAATATTTCATCACACAAGATAAGAAGATAGATAGTCAATAGTTAATAGTCAAGAGTCAAGAGTCAAAAGTCAAGAGGAATTGGGAAAGAGGAGGCAGATCGCCCAGCGTGTCGTAGCGTAGATAAGGCAGAAGTTCTTTGTAGAGACGGCGATTCATCGCGTCTCTTGCTTTAACCGAACAGTATTGCCCCCACTCCATCAACAGCCAACCTCAATTTGGGAATACTCAATCCAACAGTGTGAGGATAGAACGGTGGTAGAAGAAAGCGCATATTGGTTAGCTTGGGCGCAAATTTCGGGAATTGGGCCGGTATTACTGCGACGGCTACAACAGCATTTTGGCACGCTGGCAACAGCTTGGAACGCTACTAAGGTGCAGTTGGGAGAGGTGGAAGGTTTGGGTTTCCAAACACTAGAAAAAGTAGTACAACAGCGATCGCGTTTGCATCCAGAACAACTATTCACTAAGCACCAACAGGAAAACTCCCATTTCTGGACACCAGCAGATGCAGATTATCCTCGTTTACTGTTGGAAACTCCCAGTCCACCGCCGATTTTGTACTATCGCGGTGAAGTCGAACTCCAAGAAAATCTCGGACAAAAACCGATGGTTGGGATTGTCGGCACACGCCAACCCTCAGAATATGGTATCCGTTGGACTCGCCAAATTAGTACAGCTTTGGCTAAAAATGGCTTTACAGTTGTTTCTGGGATGGCAGAGGGAATTGACACAGAAAGCCACATCGCCGCCATGAAAGCAGGTGGACGCACGATCGCAGTTTTGGGGACTGGTGTTGATGTCATTTATCCGCATAAAAATCGGGATTTGTACAAGCAAATTTTGACGGCTGGGTTAGTAGTGAGTGAGTACCCTACAAAAACCCCACCCGATCGCACGCACTTTCCGCGTCGCAACCGGATTATTGCAGGTTTAAGCCGCGCCATCCTGGTAATGGAAGCGCCTTTAAAATCTGGTGCTTTAATTACTGCTACCTACGCAAATGAATTTGGTAGAGATGTCTATGCACTGCCAGGGAGAGTGGACGATCATCCATCCCAAGGGTGCTTAAAGTTACTGAGTCAAGGAGCTTCTTTCATCCTCAAGGAACTAGACGAACTGTTAACAATGTTAGGAGCAATACCACAAATTGATGGAGTCGAGGCTTCTACAGCACCAGAACAGTTAATGCCAACTTTATCACCAGAATTGCAAATGGTGATGGATGCACTAACAAGTGAAGCTTTACCCTTCGATTTTATTGTCCAACAAACTGGCATGGCTGCTGGTTCAGTTTCCAGTGCGTTGTTACAGTTGGAACTTATGGGTTTAGTTTCGCAACTGCCCGGAATGCGGTATCACAAAAGTTAAGAGGCAAAACCATCTTTAATTATGAATTATCTTGGGGGATAATACTGAGGATTCATTCCTGGCGATTGATAACCGTTTGTCGGTACAGTACTTCCCATGCCGTTGGGTACAGGAGTGACAATAGGAGGCTGATAAATGCTCATGGGCGCAGTGCCTGTTGTACTGTTGGGTAGAGCCGGATTCACAACCTGGGGCTGATAACCATTTGCGGGTACAGTGTTTGTAGTAGTGTTGGGTGTGACAGAATTTTGGCTAAACTCTTGGTAGGCAGCACGAGAAATTGAACTAATCAATTTTTCGGCACGAGGATCGTTTTCTGGGCGTTGTACCATAACAGAAGCTATGTAGCGCTTACCAGTTGGAACAACAATTAAACCTGTGTCTGCTAACATCATGCCGATATCACCCGTTTTGTGGAATGCTCTTGCACCTGTTCCCAAACCTGATGGCAGCAGAGTGTCTTTCTGGGTGCGACGCAAGATATCGAGCATGAGATCGCGTGATGGCATACTGACTAAATTTCCCTGACTGACAATCGCCATCAAATTCCCTAATTCTTTAGGACTTGTAGTATTTGTCCCTTCCAAATCTGGAAGTTGATTCCGAATTGTGGTGGTTGTCAATCCCCAAGTGCGGAAACGCTGGTTTAAAGCCTCCATCCCTCCCAGTTTGGCAATCAGCATATTTGTCGCCGTGTTGTCGCTAATTGTAATCATTTTAGTCACGACTTCCAGAGCGGCGTACTGGGTTCCGGCGGGTTTGTATTGCAGATTTCCCGAACCGCCAGCTACCATATCCTGTTGCATAGTTAGCATTTCATCCAGGCGAATTTTACCTGCGTCCACATCCTGGAAAAAGGCAATCAGAATCGGTACTTTAATCGTGCTAGCTGCTGGAAAACTGGTAGAGCCGTTGACATCTACATAATTACCAGTATCCAAATCTACTAAGAAAACTCCTGGTGTGAGACTTGGGTTGGTAGCCGCCAAATTTTGCACGGCATTTTTCAAAGAGGTAATTTCCTGGGATAGGTATAGGCTTGAAGATGCAGTTTGGGGAGTTTGGGCAGGTTGTGGTTGCGATCGCGCCACATTACTATTAGATTGGGGCGCAGAAGTTGTGCTGATGCGATTAGCCGGGTCTAATACTGACAACACCGTGCCCACAATTGCACCCATCCCAACACCCACAATCAACAAGCGCACAACATACAACATGGTTTTGGCCATTGGCTTTAACCGCGTCTTGCGCGATGAACGCTGGCCTCTTTTTGGCTTTTCCATCCGCACTGTTTTCACCATCACAGCACCTGGTCGAAAGGGAGGAATTTTCCCCTTCACACTAGGTATTGGTTTTACTGCCGTTGGCATGACTAACCCCGACTTTACCCTACGTGTAGCACCAGGGATTGGGGGAGGACTAATCGGATTTTTTGGGCGTGTTAGCGTCCCTTCTCGTCCATTCGCAGCTTGCTGCTGGCTGTTAGCTTTAACTTTCTTCTTTACCACTTTTTGAACTTTTTGTGGCGGCTGGCGGCGATTTAAGGGTTGTCGCCGCGAGAAAGCTGTTAGTTCGTCACTTGACTCTGACACAGTTACTCCTTGTGACCCACTTGACTGTTTTCTTGCAGACTCCTGACCCAAAACTTAATCTTTAAGCAATATTAATACTCAAATTCCACTTTGCCACTAAGTAGCATTTTTGTGTTTAGTTTAAGCCATATTAAATATTTTGGGGGGATGATTGCGTATATATTAAACAAATAATTACAAGTTTTCACCATCCCTCTGGTTTTTCAGGGCCCATTCTACCTGCTGCAAAATCCCTCGCAGCATGGCTACTTCCCCAGTTTTCAGGTGAGCGCGATTATATAGTTGGCGAAATTTTCCCATGCGACTAGCTGCCGTATGGGGATAAACATAACCAATTTTCAGTAATAGTGATTCTAATTGCTGGTAGTATCCTTCCACAACTTCTATTGGGGCGATTTCAGTTTGGGTTATGGTCTGAGTATTAGGTTGCTGGGCGCATTGTGACAATTCATAACAGCAGATTGCTACGGCGGTGGCCAAATTCAGGGCTACATAATCTTGACTTGTGGGAATACCAACAAACCTCTGTGCATAATTTAATTCTTCATTGCTTAATCCCCGGTCTTCCCTGCCAAAAATCAGGGCTGCGGGTTTTTCTGGTTCCTCTAGTAACCAGGGTAGTGCAGTACGAGGATTTTCTAAAGGTGTTTCTAAACTGCGAACACGACCAGTGGTAGCGATCGCCCGTACACATCCATGCAACGCTTCTGGTAAGGTTTCCACCAATACCGCAGATTCTATAATTTCTTGAGCATGAACAGCCATCATCAAAGCTTCCGTCGATAGCGGATCGCATTGGGGGTTCACTAATACTAAATGATATAGCCCGAAATTTTTCATTACCCTGGCGATCGCGCCGATATTTATCGGCCCAGCTGGTTCTACTAACACAATTCTTAATCCAGCCAAGCCCATTTTTTGCCTCCTGCGATCGCACCAAATGATATTTTTAGGCTAATTCTCAACATTATGGTTCTGCTGAAGAGTTTCCTTGAAATCATTCTAGCTGTGTCAGGTCTGAACAGTTCAGCGTAATCTTTGCCGAACGGCAAGTCGTTCGTCGTTATTTATTTGTAGCAATCTAAATGATATATCGCAAAATTTTTCATTCCCCTGGCGATCGCATCGACATTGCTCGGTATGGGTAAGCGCATCTCAAATGCTATTGAAAAGAGGGTTTAAAGACATCATCTGTCAGAAGCAAGCAGCAAGAATAGTCAGCATATAGTTATCTATCTATAAATAACTATATGCATAGATCGCTCTAATATAAGTTTCTTCTGCGCTGAAGGGCTTGCATCTTCACATCTTTGGGTGTTATTTTGCTCATCAACTTACTCCATTAATTCCTTGGGTGGCAATCCGCCCCAGTGAGCCACGGCTTGCGGAGTATCCTTCCATACTTTTGGTCTTTGAGGAAAATCTTCGTGCCAGGGTCGCGGTTCAAAATATCCGACTTCGTTGAGCATGATATCTATTTCGGTAAATAGTTCGACTATGTTTTTGTCGGGATCTTTATGATACGTAGCGATGTTATGTCCTATCCCGTGGCGTACCGGCCCCCAAAGCGGCGTAATGTTGTGCCTTACCAAAAAATCACAAGCGGTTTGTATATGTGCCCAGTCTCGTAATTGAAAGGCAATATGGAACATTTTTTGCTGTTTAGACTGCAAAAAATTCATAGTATGGTGATCCTGATTGCATCGCATGAAGACAAAGCTATCTTCGAGCCAGTCAGACACGCGAAAGCCTAACATATTTTGATAAAAATCAACACATTTATGGACATCATGCACATACATGGCGACGTGCCCTAATTTTTCAGGGACGATGGCTGTTTCTCGAAACCCATGACTGACTTGTTGAATGGTTGAATATAGCTGGAGAGTATGTCCTTCAGGATCGCAAAACTCAAGCAGTTCCGGTATCCCTGGTTGGGCATCTGTTTTTTGCTCTACCTGGATGCCTGCGTCACGCAGTTGTTTCGCTGCCTGTTTCAGTGTCTGACTACTATCAATTTGAAAAGCAAAGTGATTATGACCGCTTTCTGTCGAGGGATAGAGAATGATTGTATGATGATCTACTGCACAGCTTAAATAGACAGCTCCATCAGAGCCTCGTTCGGTCAGAGTAAACCCCAGAATTTCTGTATAGTATGCCAGCATAGCTTCTACGTCTGGCGTTTTAAATCCAGCATGACCTATCTTTGCTACTTGTACCATTTATTTTCTCCTTTGCGTTTACCTGACCGACAACCTAAAAATAGCTTTATTCATTTG harbors:
- the pirA gene encoding arginine synthesis PII-interacting regulator PirA, which translates into the protein MNQNRLQSISKSREAHRANIQRSLEHRLEIARAKGDEQLIRQLEAEMRYSS
- the crtD gene encoding C-3',4' desaturase CrtD, which produces MSSISLDKSNSHVAVIGAGIGGLTAGALLAHRGYSVLILDQALVPGGCASTFKRQGFTFDVGATQVAGLEPGGIHHRIFSELSIDLPPATPCDPACAVYLPGESTPINVWRDQEKWQEERQKQFPGSEPFWQLMATLFNASWEFQGRDPVLPPRNLWDLWQLAQAVRPSTLITVPFTLFTVGDALRLCGLGNNQRLRTFLDLQLKLYSQVDAEKTALLYAATALSVSQLPQGLFHLQGSMQVLSDRLVQSLERDGGKLLMRHTVEQIKVENGKASAVVIRNQKTGEVWTEAADHIVTNVTVQNLVQLLGEQAPSAYKNRVEKLPQASSAFVIYLGVDASAIPPGCPPHLQFLYDVNGPIGENNSLFVSVSHPGDGRAPEGKATIIASSFVDPAQWWQTDDYEGLKEKFTQEAIARLAQYFYLKPETIIHQEAATPRTFAHFTARDRGIVGGIGQRIPTFGPFGFANRTPIQHLWLVGDSTHPGEGTAGVSYSALTVVRQIEAQN
- a CDS encoding ElyC/SanA/YdcF family protein encodes the protein MRRKNRRCQKFPKIKLTKRQEMWTLTAQGWAIAIALIVYLIFFTITHVHSFLAVTSPIQSAEVLVVEGWLPDYAIEKALTEFKNGSYHQIITTGGTLGRGSYLTGYKNFADVSADTFIKLGLEAEKVVAVPTPFVVKDRSYASAAEFERWLSNSNLKIESINLFSLDVHARRSWFLFKKILTPQINVGVIAATTQDYNPNKWWGSSEGVRTVLDEGIAYLYARFLNWKA
- a CDS encoding DUF2301 domain-containing membrane protein, coding for MTTQTLSAPEVYQGQFGEFTITQSDRTGVIIYRAGLMVAALSFAIGSALILLNNNPTVVTALTPLYACFSLALGVSLFTIHIYMASLHRALQVFWAIGSITSVILAITSSEPLALAVYNQPITLFGVGFIFVALTGIYFKEAFCFNRLETKVLTPIVPLLLLGHLVGILPTQGEGILLGTWAILFLVFALRKTVQAIPADIGDKSVFNYLKEQRLAKV
- a CDS encoding SAM hydrolase/SAM-dependent halogenase family protein; translation: MSNNQIDQQPLVTLLSDFGDRDVYVGIIKGVIAQINPRLTLVDLTHQIPPQDIAAARFSLMNAYAHFPMGTVHLAVVDPGVGSKRRAIAVEFTQGFLVGPDNGIFSGVLSQSLAIAAVELTNLNYWRTSQPSKTFHGRDIFAPVAANLASGVPLKQLGQEIDPVSLVNLDIGNCKQTTTGVVGCIQYIDHFGNLVSNIPASYVQGKNWYVQVAGLSVPGCETYSDVKVGEIIALVGSHGWVEIAINCGNAHSQLQINLQDALEVLFF
- a CDS encoding pentapeptide repeat-containing protein: MPPDYSGQNLRGRSFKGQNLTGANFSKADIRGANFTKAILKDADFTGGKAGLQRRWTIGLLIASWLLSGISGFFSILVGVLVAYILDIKSTQNVIIGIVSLIWILVFCIITIRKGLTAGLGAFAGAFAFAFAGGFAGAFAGGFAEAVAGVAAGAAAAAGAFAGAAAAAVAGAAAGVGAVAAAAAVAVAAAVAGAAAVAVAVAGAFAGAFAGAFAGAFAGAFAGAFTLFSAYIGWRSLMGDEKDAWIRSFALAFAATGGTSFHNANLTDADFTGATLKNTDFRKANLTRTRFYEAKKLDFARVDDTILTKLAVIKLLVTGNGRGKSYARANLKGANLIGADLKEANLKDVDITEATFQGACLERANLTLAQAVGTNFTSAQMTGACVEAWNIESTSKLDNIDCRFIYLLEHPKPETEDRERRPSSGEFQPGEFTKLFEEVLNTVDLIFRDGINWKAFVNAFQTVQNQNEDTELALQSIENKGDGVVVVKVGVPDGADKEKIHSDFAQSYQLTLQAVEEKYKAQLQAKDEQIVVYRQQSGEMAEIVKLLANKPINVQVDNKVENKNMTNSNDASRKIEIGSVGRDFNASGQALNLGDISGTVTNTINQLPASPEPEKPGIKELLTQLQAAIEADTNLPQEDKAEALEQVKALAEAGKSPQEGAMQKAAKTAIKILKGTISSLPSATKLVEQCSNLLPLISNFLGLG